From one Geoalkalibacter halelectricus genomic stretch:
- a CDS encoding cytochrome C: MKGFLLFLVGAASLVGCAMIGSWKAIPPPGGCDQCHQTPISNDWSVAIAPVYLSDESGSPAWQQPTSVLPPEPSTLEQQKLTEQRCFRCHKGPDRAHTQYKGRYHH; the protein is encoded by the coding sequence ATGAAGGGATTCCTGTTGTTTCTGGTGGGCGCCGCAAGCCTGGTGGGTTGCGCCATGATCGGTTCGTGGAAGGCGATCCCGCCTCCGGGTGGCTGCGACCAGTGCCACCAGACTCCCATCAGCAACGACTGGAGCGTGGCCATCGCCCCCGTTTATCTCAGCGATGAGAGCGGCTCTCCCGCGTGGCAGCAGCCGACCTCGGTGCTGCCGCCGGAGCCCTCCACCCTGGAGCAGCAGAAACTCACCGAACAGCGCTGTTTTCGTTGCCACAAGGGTCCCGACCGGGCCCATACCCAGTACAAGGGCCGCTACCACCATTGA
- a CDS encoding penicillin-binding protein 1A, producing MSLARVLKYLSLFLLLVLLIASALMGGAYFYVARDLPRVDTLADYRPPVITRVYSDDGTVIAEYSRERRILVPVENLPQQLIDAFVAAEDSQFFRHQGIDFLSIVRAAIRNVQAGGIVQGGSTITQQVAKSLLLTPERKFSRKFKEAILAYRMEQRLSKEGILYLYLNQIYLGHAAYGVQAAAENYFNKDVQELTLAESAMLAGLPQAPSRFSPYRNFAGAKERQRYVLNRMADEGFITPEEARAAFAEELTIHPRVNRHIAGAAYFTEQVRRYLEQNYGEELLYMGGLEVHTSMNLAMQQAAQEAVRDNLREHDKRRGYRGPLRVLPPAEVDAFVQSQAETLGTTPPAVGSLHEAVVRGADERRLRVRLGAWNGTIERGETRWAGNIEVVAADGRPAGNAEGGRTRLPLGSVVEVRVLKINADGSLALALEQEPLAQGALVALDPGTGLVRAMVGGYDFASSQFNRAIQARRLPGSALKPLIYAAALDRGYTPATLILDNPVIYRQRSATGEETEWRPKNYDDKFLGQTSFREALALSRNVVTIKILEDIGLGYVLNYARKLGIESPQPRDLTLALGSGAVTPLELTSAYGVFASGGVRISPSYIVRIKDRDGRILESIDPADFPEGVGPGQRLLGQSPERVISPTTAYLLTNLLESAVQDGTGQRAKALNRPAAGKTGTTNELRDAWFTGYVPQLVAASWVGYDQERTLGRHETGARAALPAWLAFMQEAVKELPVEHFAVPDTIEFRPIDPRTGLLTTEDAEHLRFEAFAPGSAPTRYSMDEEHLRAQDFFRLDLEDLY from the coding sequence ATGTCCCTGGCCCGTGTTCTCAAGTACCTGAGCCTGTTTCTGCTGCTCGTTCTGCTCATTGCTTCCGCCCTGATGGGCGGCGCCTATTTTTACGTGGCCCGTGACCTGCCGCGGGTCGACACCCTGGCCGATTACCGGCCCCCGGTCATCACCCGGGTCTACAGCGACGACGGCACGGTGATCGCCGAGTATTCCCGCGAGCGCCGCATCCTGGTGCCCGTGGAGAACCTGCCGCAGCAACTCATCGACGCTTTCGTGGCCGCCGAGGATTCGCAGTTCTTCCGCCACCAGGGCATCGACTTTCTCTCCATCGTGCGCGCCGCCATCCGCAATGTGCAGGCTGGCGGCATCGTGCAGGGCGGCAGCACCATCACCCAGCAGGTGGCCAAGAGCCTGCTGCTGACCCCGGAGCGCAAGTTCTCGCGCAAATTCAAGGAAGCCATTCTGGCCTACCGCATGGAGCAACGCCTCTCCAAGGAGGGCATCCTCTATCTTTACCTCAACCAGATCTATCTCGGCCATGCCGCCTACGGCGTGCAGGCGGCGGCGGAGAATTACTTCAACAAGGACGTGCAGGAGCTGACCCTGGCCGAATCCGCCATGCTCGCCGGGCTGCCTCAGGCACCAAGCCGCTTTTCCCCCTACCGCAACTTCGCCGGCGCCAAGGAGCGCCAGCGCTACGTGCTCAACCGCATGGCCGACGAGGGCTTCATCACCCCCGAGGAGGCGCGCGCGGCCTTCGCCGAGGAGCTCACCATTCACCCGCGCGTCAACCGCCACATCGCCGGCGCGGCCTACTTCACCGAACAGGTGCGCCGCTACCTGGAACAGAATTACGGCGAGGAGTTGCTCTACATGGGCGGTCTCGAGGTGCACACCTCCATGAACCTGGCCATGCAGCAGGCCGCTCAAGAGGCGGTGCGCGACAACCTGCGCGAGCACGACAAGCGCCGCGGCTATCGCGGTCCGTTGCGGGTGCTTCCGCCCGCGGAGGTGGATGCATTTGTGCAGAGTCAGGCTGAAACTCTGGGCACAACCCCGCCCGCGGTCGGCAGTCTGCACGAGGCGGTGGTGCGCGGCGCCGACGAGCGCCGCTTACGGGTACGCTTGGGGGCCTGGAATGGCACCATCGAGCGCGGCGAGACGCGCTGGGCCGGGAACATCGAGGTGGTGGCCGCCGACGGACGGCCCGCGGGCAATGCCGAGGGCGGCCGCACTCGCCTGCCCCTGGGTTCGGTGGTCGAGGTGCGGGTACTCAAGATCAACGCCGATGGCTCCCTGGCCCTGGCCCTGGAACAGGAACCCCTCGCCCAGGGCGCCCTGGTCGCCCTGGATCCTGGAACGGGCCTGGTGCGCGCCATGGTCGGCGGCTACGATTTTGCCTCCAGCCAATTCAACCGCGCCATTCAGGCGCGGCGCCTGCCGGGTTCGGCCCTCAAGCCGCTCATTTACGCCGCGGCCCTTGATCGCGGCTACACTCCCGCGACTTTGATCCTCGACAATCCGGTGATTTATCGCCAAAGATCCGCCACGGGAGAGGAAACGGAATGGCGGCCGAAAAACTATGACGACAAGTTTCTCGGCCAAACCAGCTTCCGCGAAGCCCTGGCCCTGTCGCGCAACGTGGTGACCATCAAAATTCTCGAGGACATCGGTCTCGGCTATGTCCTCAACTATGCGCGCAAGCTCGGCATCGAGTCCCCCCAGCCCCGCGACCTGACCCTCGCCCTGGGCTCAGGTGCGGTGACGCCGCTGGAGTTGACCAGCGCCTACGGGGTCTTCGCCAGCGGCGGCGTGCGCATCTCGCCCTCCTACATCGTGCGCATCAAGGACCGCGATGGACGCATCCTCGAATCCATAGATCCGGCCGATTTTCCCGAGGGCGTCGGTCCGGGTCAACGCCTGCTCGGCCAATCTCCCGAGCGGGTGATTTCCCCCACCACCGCCTATCTCCTCACCAACCTGCTCGAAAGCGCCGTTCAGGACGGCACCGGTCAGCGCGCCAAGGCGCTCAATCGTCCGGCGGCGGGCAAGACCGGCACCACCAACGAACTCAGGGATGCCTGGTTCACCGGCTATGTGCCGCAACTGGTGGCCGCCTCCTGGGTCGGTTACGACCAGGAGCGCACCCTCGGGCGCCATGAGACGGGAGCGCGTGCCGCCCTACCCGCCTGGCTCGCATTCATGCAGGAAGCCGTCAAGGAACTGCCCGTGGAGCACTTTGCCGTACCCGACACCATCGAGTTTCGGCCCATCGATCCGCGCACCGGCCTGCTCACCACCGAGGATGCCGAACATCTGCGCTTCGAGGCCTTCGCGCCGGGCAGCGCGCCGACCCGCTACAGCATGGACGAGGAACACCTCAGGGCTCAGGACTTTTTCCGCCTGGATCTGGAGGATCTTTACTAG
- a CDS encoding TAXI family TRAP transporter solute-binding subunit — translation MKRQVFILMAFLVAVALTAATLGGCENRTRTLRIGGGPFGGTFQVVAEGLAAVLQPRHPGYRFGAERSGGSVANLRSVEREQFDLALVYSADFYHLAGEDEIPRPAEWANARPTARLFGAVAQLAVLERSRITRPEQLRGARVAVGNPGSGAARAAERYFRALGLWEQIVPVYLGYDMAIGELMRGNVAATWEMVGVPSASFTAAYQQAPLRLLDLRDVGGMVRFFETNPYYRPVDIAAGTYEGQLQAVGSFEDSALLVAGRHLSRDLVWRILEGIYSEEGIRHLRGVHPVLADFSPDNALAGIDTPLHPGAAYFWRQKGRDIPPALQPTDFPDPASKDPPDPGGKSPEP, via the coding sequence GTGAAGAGGCAGGTTTTTATCCTCATGGCATTTCTGGTGGCGGTGGCGCTGACGGCGGCAACCCTGGGTGGCTGCGAGAACCGCACGCGTACCCTGCGCATCGGCGGCGGCCCCTTTGGCGGGACTTTCCAGGTGGTCGCCGAGGGTTTGGCCGCAGTGCTCCAACCCCGGCATCCAGGGTATCGCTTCGGCGCGGAGCGCAGCGGCGGCTCGGTGGCCAATCTGCGATCCGTGGAGCGCGAACAGTTCGATTTGGCGCTGGTCTATAGCGCCGATTTCTATCACCTCGCGGGCGAGGACGAAATTCCCCGCCCGGCGGAATGGGCCAACGCTCGTCCCACCGCGCGCCTGTTTGGCGCGGTGGCGCAACTGGCGGTGCTGGAGCGCAGCCGCATTACCCGGCCCGAGCAGCTGCGCGGGGCGCGTGTGGCGGTGGGCAATCCGGGCTCGGGGGCGGCGCGTGCGGCGGAGCGCTATTTCCGCGCCTTGGGTCTGTGGGAGCAGATCGTGCCGGTCTATTTGGGCTACGATATGGCCATCGGGGAGCTGATGCGGGGCAATGTGGCGGCAACCTGGGAGATGGTCGGCGTGCCGAGCGCTTCATTCACCGCGGCCTACCAACAGGCGCCCCTGCGGTTGCTGGATTTGCGCGATGTGGGGGGCATGGTGCGCTTTTTTGAAACCAACCCCTACTACCGGCCGGTGGATATCGCGGCCGGCACCTACGAGGGGCAGCTCCAGGCGGTGGGCAGCTTCGAGGACAGCGCCCTGCTGGTGGCCGGGCGCCATTTGTCGCGGGATCTGGTATGGCGCATTCTGGAAGGAATTTACAGCGAGGAAGGGATCAGGCATCTGCGCGGCGTGCATCCGGTCCTGGCCGACTTTTCGCCCGACAACGCCCTGGCGGGCATCGATACGCCCCTGCATCCCGGCGCGGCCTATTTCTGGCGGCAAAAGGGCCGGGACATCCCCCCGGCCTTGCAACCGACCGACTTTCCCGATCCCGCTAGTAAAGATCCTCCAGATCCAGGCGGAAAAAGTCCTGAGCCCTGA
- the nth gene encoding endonuclease III has product MSTRPSRRRALEVLDRLEQAHQDAHCALHHADPWQLLVATILSAQCTDERVNQVTPSLFARYPQVAAFAAADLRELEEAVRPTGFFRNKARNIQAAARVLLAEFHGQVPETLEELVRLPGVGRKTANVVLGVAFGQPGMVVDTHVKRLAYRLGWTAEREPEKIEVELRRLLPAEKWTQCGHVLIFHGRRICKAPTPWCSSCPVVDLCPRRGVVKSR; this is encoded by the coding sequence GTGAGCACGCGTCCCAGCCGTCGCCGCGCCCTCGAAGTGCTGGACCGCCTGGAGCAGGCGCATCAGGATGCCCACTGTGCCTTGCATCATGCCGATCCCTGGCAGCTGCTGGTGGCGACCATCCTCTCGGCCCAGTGCACCGACGAGCGGGTCAATCAGGTCACGCCAAGTCTCTTTGCCCGTTATCCCCAGGTGGCGGCTTTTGCCGCCGCCGATCTGCGCGAACTGGAGGAGGCGGTGCGGCCGACGGGGTTTTTTCGCAACAAGGCGCGCAACATCCAGGCCGCCGCGCGGGTGTTGCTGGCCGAATTTCACGGCCAGGTGCCCGAGACTCTGGAAGAACTGGTGCGCTTGCCGGGCGTCGGGCGCAAAACCGCCAACGTGGTGCTGGGCGTGGCCTTCGGCCAACCGGGGATGGTGGTCGACACCCATGTGAAACGCCTTGCCTATCGCTTGGGCTGGACCGCGGAGCGCGAACCGGAGAAAATAGAAGTGGAGCTTCGCCGCTTGTTGCCGGCGGAGAAATGGACGCAGTGCGGCCATGTGTTGATTTTCCACGGTCGGCGCATCTGCAAGGCGCCCACCCCCTGGTGTTCAAGCTGCCCGGTCGTTGATCTCTGTCCCCGACGCGGGGTGGTCAAATCAAGGTGA
- a CDS encoding endonuclease/exonuclease/phosphatase family protein, which translates to MNRVRIMTYQVGLCRGNDGRCDPARIAEVIAEGAPDIVALQSIAADPADNQLRFLEQRLGMTAYATGRRDGNAFLSYFSLAGLREYDLGDGGCCLRGDVDVRGKRLHLFNLRIKSGLHRGRQVQNLLSGDLLGDDALVCPTLILGDFGDIIWTLANLELNIHLRQAKRPLWSATYPARFPLVGRDRAYFKGKIEVFEARVSRTPLARSAAAHLPLILTAEIHEPACTLRVKELKSRGIEVAAG; encoded by the coding sequence GGCAACGACGGCCGCTGTGATCCGGCACGCATTGCCGAGGTGATCGCGGAAGGAGCGCCGGATATCGTCGCCTTGCAGAGCATTGCCGCCGATCCCGCCGACAATCAATTGCGGTTCCTGGAGCAGCGCCTGGGCATGACCGCCTATGCCACCGGGCGGCGCGACGGCAACGCCTTTTTATCCTATTTTTCCCTGGCCGGGCTGCGCGAATATGATCTCGGCGACGGCGGCTGCTGCCTGCGCGGCGATGTCGATGTGCGCGGCAAGCGCCTGCATCTGTTCAATCTGCGCATCAAAAGCGGCCTGCATCGCGGTCGGCAGGTGCAGAACCTGCTCAGCGGCGATCTGCTCGGCGATGATGCCCTGGTCTGTCCCACTTTGATTCTTGGCGATTTCGGCGATATCATCTGGACCCTGGCCAATCTCGAACTCAACATTCACCTGCGCCAGGCCAAGCGCCCGCTGTGGTCGGCAACCTACCCGGCGCGCTTCCCCCTGGTCGGCCGCGATCGCGCCTACTTCAAGGGCAAGATCGAAGTATTCGAGGCTCGGGTCAGCCGCACCCCCCTGGCGCGCAGCGCCGCCGCGCACCTGCCGCTGATCCTCACCGCGGAAATTCATGAACCGGCTTGCACCCTGCGGGTCAAGGAACTCAAGAGCCGCGGCATCGAGGTCGCCGCCGGCTAG